One Candidatus Bathyarchaeia archaeon genomic window carries:
- a CDS encoding isochorismatase family cysteine hydrolase — MLEFDSKRTAFVVIDMQTDFCGKGGYVDVMGYDLSLTAAPIKPIKNCLETVRGTDITIIHTREGHKPDLSDCPPNKILRSKIIGKGVGIGDVPKGGMGRLLVRGEKNWDIIPELYPTPGEFIIDKPGKGSFYATDLDLVLRNRGITHLVLTGITTDVCVHTTMREANDRGYWCLLLEDCTGATDYGNYLAAIKQIKMQGGVFGWVSSSTEFIAALKKAKLK, encoded by the coding sequence ATCTTAGAGTTCGACTCTAAGAGAACGGCTTTCGTCGTAATCGACATGCAGACTGACTTTTGCGGTAAAGGTGGATACGTGGACGTGATGGGCTACGACCTCTCCTTAACAGCTGCACCGATCAAACCGATTAAAAACTGCCTAGAAACTGTGAGAGGTACCGACATCACCATCATCCACACTAGGGAGGGCCATAAGCCTGACCTATCCGACTGCCCCCCCAACAAGATCCTCAGAAGCAAGATCATAGGCAAAGGTGTGGGTATAGGGGACGTACCTAAAGGCGGAATGGGTAGACTGTTAGTGCGGGGGGAGAAAAACTGGGATATAATCCCAGAACTCTACCCCACCCCTGGCGAGTTCATAATCGACAAACCTGGAAAAGGATCATTTTACGCCACAGACCTCGACCTAGTCCTACGTAATAGAGGCATAACCCACTTGGTCTTGACGGGAATAACCACCGACGTCTGCGTTCATACAACGATGAGAGAAGCCAACGACCGAGGCTACTGGTGTCTACTCCTCGAAGACTGCACAGGGGCAACTGACTACGGGAACTACCTAGCAGCAATAAAGCAAATCAAGATGCAAGGCGGAGTCTTTGGATGGGTCTCCAGCTCTACTGAGTTCATAGCCGCCCTCAAGAAAGCTAAGCTGAAATAG
- a CDS encoding DUF47 family protein, translating into MTLPLESAEQTRRRLLEVCQEHMRKVLETFREVCLMISAYGDRNDPLVVQHYKNVSKCEEEASEIKKTLMREVAEVGMVLLSREDFIRLSSETNTIADYCGGISFRLMELSNRKWYVSNDVAKDIGSLAEASLNCVGRLRETILSLIYGGEKTLEVAKNVESAERIVDDIYRKVDLKIITSKMELPLILMLRDVANFLEEIADMSETANDTAKILAITL; encoded by the coding sequence ATGACACTTCCATTAGAGTCGGCGGAGCAGACTAGGAGGAGACTCCTTGAGGTATGCCAAGAGCATATGAGAAAAGTTCTCGAAACCTTCCGGGAAGTCTGCCTGATGATATCTGCCTACGGCGACAGGAACGACCCCCTCGTAGTTCAACATTACAAGAACGTGAGTAAGTGCGAGGAGGAGGCCTCGGAGATTAAGAAGACCTTGATGAGGGAGGTAGCGGAGGTAGGCATGGTGCTCCTCAGCCGCGAGGACTTTATCCGCCTCTCATCTGAAACAAACACGATCGCCGATTATTGTGGCGGTATCTCCTTTAGATTGATGGAGCTTTCCAACCGGAAGTGGTACGTTAGCAACGATGTCGCTAAAGATATCGGAAGCCTCGCAGAGGCTTCACTGAATTGTGTGGGAAGACTAAGAGAGACTATCCTCTCGTTGATTTACGGGGGGGAGAAGACCCTTGAGGTAGCCAAGAATGTTGAGTCGGCTGAGAGGATTGTGGACGACATTTATAGGAAGGTTGACCTCAAGATCATAACCAGCAAGATGGAGCTACCTCTCATACTAATGTTGCGGGATGTCGCTAACTTCCTTGAAGAAATAGCGGATATGAGCGAGACAGCCAACGACACCGCGAAGATACTGGCTATAACCCTCTGA
- the endA gene encoding tRNA-intron lyase: MKAEKIQAELVENRLVVWDPKEGTELYGVGYYGKPLGIPKPKVIDFKVPLLLDLMEGLYLFEKGKLIIFEKGKRVSKKELIKKAGQIYEEFPLKYAVYRDLREKNLIVQPGIKFGCDFAVYEQGPGIDHAPFLVQVKRRGDKMDAVEIVRAGRLATTVRKRFLIAIPNRKKGVTYLIFKWWKA; this comes from the coding sequence ATGAAGGCTGAGAAGATACAAGCTGAGTTGGTGGAGAACCGACTGGTTGTCTGGGATCCAAAAGAAGGGACTGAACTATATGGTGTAGGGTATTACGGGAAGCCCCTAGGCATACCGAAGCCTAAGGTCATCGACTTCAAGGTTCCTCTCCTCCTAGATCTTATGGAGGGGCTATACCTCTTCGAAAAAGGAAAGTTAATCATCTTTGAGAAAGGAAAGAGAGTATCTAAAAAAGAGTTAATCAAGAAAGCAGGGCAGATATATGAGGAGTTCCCACTGAAGTACGCCGTATACCGGGATCTTAGAGAGAAGAACCTTATAGTGCAACCTGGGATAAAATTCGGCTGCGACTTTGCGGTCTATGAGCAGGGACCGGGGATCGACCACGCCCCTTTCCTCGTTCAGGTTAAGCGGCGAGGAGATAAGATGGATGCTGTAGAGATTGTGAGAGCTGGGCGCCTTGCCACAACCGTCCGTAAACGCTTCCTCATCGCTATACCTAACCGCAAGAAGGGAGTAACCTATCTAATCTTCAAATGGTGGAAAGCGTAA
- a CDS encoding cytosine permease, translating into MEKVKDEFADRPVPREARLGFWPPAVTVAGFGYAYVCIYIGSGIYAGLGAPAAYTAAIAGALFLFTYSSFIAVKSSQYGYNLPLQCKATFGRYGYVIPALLLAGLVNGWFTFQAWLAADLFCGLYGYEWYSGAAGGGMAPGGLAGFGNILGPTGTTWFWTIIFAAIFGLFAIYGIKWMYYFARFAIIAITGLVIWMVYTVLDAVFVQGINLMSRPPIGPEIPWALGMTMSVGTFVNSSTMTGDFNRWTKSTKEALGVTAVWFLGTNNAMVVMGCLYSAAALKLDWFYGLATVGAGIPIMVMQWASNGTTCDSCLYNSTNGYVNVFQGLGGRGRWFTWKRASAIGMLGGIIVGASGIMSSLVGWLTTLCVFVPTVGGVIIGHFWIVARHLNDEEMLALTTKKVNTPALVSFAGAVATAYYMAFMTPELTPAIAGIIWGVIVYPILWKVSRAKLLPEGFKPSKPSEPAAAPKVSKVASVILDEALTDLLPSRRINYAKI; encoded by the coding sequence GTGGAAAAAGTTAAAGACGAATTTGCAGATCGCCCTGTTCCGAGGGAAGCGAGACTTGGATTCTGGCCTCCCGCCGTCACCGTGGCTGGTTTCGGGTATGCTTATGTTTGTATCTACATCGGTAGCGGAATCTATGCGGGGCTTGGGGCGCCAGCTGCTTACACCGCTGCCATAGCTGGGGCGTTGTTCCTCTTCACGTACTCCAGCTTTATAGCAGTCAAGTCGTCCCAATACGGCTATAACCTCCCATTGCAGTGTAAAGCAACCTTCGGTAGATATGGTTACGTTATCCCAGCATTGCTCTTGGCTGGGCTTGTGAACGGTTGGTTCACATTCCAGGCTTGGTTAGCGGCAGATCTGTTCTGTGGCCTATACGGGTATGAATGGTACTCGGGGGCTGCAGGCGGTGGAATGGCACCAGGCGGCCTTGCAGGATTCGGCAATATCCTAGGTCCAACTGGCACCACATGGTTCTGGACTATCATATTCGCCGCCATATTCGGGCTATTTGCCATTTACGGTATCAAGTGGATGTACTACTTCGCTAGGTTTGCCATCATCGCCATCACAGGCCTCGTAATCTGGATGGTTTACACTGTTCTAGACGCTGTGTTCGTCCAAGGTATAAATCTAATGAGCAGACCACCAATAGGGCCTGAGATACCGTGGGCTCTGGGGATGACTATGTCTGTAGGAACTTTCGTTAATAGCTCAACTATGACAGGCGACTTCAATAGGTGGACTAAAAGTACTAAAGAAGCGTTAGGTGTAACTGCTGTCTGGTTCCTAGGCACCAATAACGCCATGGTTGTAATGGGTTGCCTATATTCAGCCGCGGCATTAAAGCTTGATTGGTTCTATGGGCTGGCAACTGTAGGCGCAGGAATACCGATAATGGTCATGCAGTGGGCGAGCAACGGGACGACCTGTGACTCGTGCCTATACAACTCGACCAACGGTTATGTCAACGTATTTCAAGGTCTAGGTGGTAGGGGAAGGTGGTTCACTTGGAAACGGGCTTCAGCAATAGGGATGCTTGGAGGCATAATTGTGGGCGCCTCGGGTATAATGAGCAGCCTCGTAGGTTGGCTGACAACACTATGCGTCTTCGTACCAACTGTAGGCGGAGTCATTATTGGGCACTTCTGGATTGTAGCACGACACCTGAATGATGAAGAGATGCTCGCCTTGACCACGAAGAAGGTCAATACGCCCGCCCTTGTAAGCTTCGCTGGAGCAGTAGCAACCGCGTACTACATGGCCTTTATGACACCCGAGCTTACTCCTGCCATCGCAGGAATTATCTGGGGTGTGATAGTGTACCCGATCTTATGGAAGGTGTCAAGAGCCAAATTACTCCCCGAAGGGTTCAAGCCTTCCAAGCCATCTGAACCTGCAGCCGCCCCAAAGGTGTCAAAGGTTGCGTCTGTCATATTGGATGAGGCGTTGACGGATCTGCTGCCGAGTAGGAGGATTAACTATGCAAAGATTTAG
- a CDS encoding FtsX-like permease family protein, which yields MNVLEIFSFSLNALRERKVRAALTILMVVIGASLIISLDGMSAGMNVFIEEQFSVLAPNIIIVTPAPVIMGAGGAQSNPVELNALTVNTLRSIPGVLDVSPIIARNVELRSGGSTISVMMVGMDQTKAHYIAPNIKLEEGQLVSPFDSVGVVVGHDIKYPPGQTQPFARLGQSLTAQYTVLEGSGSTQKPVTVKRSFIVRGSIEDLGASSFIQMNDIALVSLSAAQTFFKTGGEYDAVYIVTRSADLNPQVEERIREIYGEDIGITTPKAIVETIQGFVSGFSVFVSAIAAISMIVAAVGVVTTLLTAVMERTREIGILKALGFKDSLIMLLFLSEAALIGAIGASVGILLGMGLGASLLSMLLAGTPQQGFFGEIKPVFFAGDILFVWGFALITSIIAGFYPAWRASSLDPIVALRRE from the coding sequence TTGAACGTATTAGAGATCTTCAGTTTCTCCCTGAACGCATTAAGAGAGAGGAAGGTAAGGGCTGCCTTAACTATCCTAATGGTAGTCATTGGAGCTAGCTTAATAATTTCACTCGATGGTATGAGCGCTGGCATGAATGTCTTCATAGAGGAACAGTTCAGCGTCCTAGCCCCAAACATTATAATTGTTACACCTGCGCCAGTGATAATGGGAGCTGGAGGCGCGCAGAGCAATCCAGTTGAGCTTAACGCACTTACAGTCAACACGCTCAGGTCGATTCCAGGAGTCTTAGATGTCTCCCCAATAATCGCACGCAACGTAGAGCTGCGGTCTGGCGGGTCTACAATAAGTGTGATGATGGTTGGTATGGATCAAACTAAGGCGCACTACATCGCTCCGAACATCAAGTTGGAAGAGGGACAACTTGTATCACCTTTCGACTCTGTCGGTGTAGTAGTGGGACATGATATAAAATACCCGCCTGGACAAACTCAACCCTTCGCCAGACTTGGGCAAAGTCTAACCGCGCAATACACAGTTTTGGAGGGCTCTGGTTCCACGCAGAAGCCAGTCACTGTGAAGAGGTCGTTCATAGTTAGAGGTTCAATAGAGGATCTCGGGGCCAGTAGCTTCATCCAGATGAACGACATAGCTTTGGTATCTTTATCTGCTGCTCAAACCTTCTTCAAGACCGGCGGGGAATATGATGCGGTATATATTGTAACTAGATCGGCTGATCTTAACCCCCAAGTCGAAGAGAGAATTAGAGAGATATACGGTGAAGATATCGGCATAACTACACCGAAAGCGATCGTCGAGACAATACAGGGATTCGTATCTGGCTTCTCAGTCTTCGTGTCAGCAATAGCGGCTATATCAATGATTGTCGCCGCAGTAGGTGTTGTGACCACGTTGTTAACAGCGGTGATGGAGCGTACTCGAGAGATCGGGATTCTTAAGGCCTTAGGTTTTAAAGATAGCCTGATCATGTTGCTGTTCCTGAGCGAGGCTGCTTTGATAGGTGCCATAGGTGCGAGTGTCGGTATACTTTTAGGGATGGGATTAGGTGCATCTCTGCTAAGCATGCTTTTGGCGGGTACGCCGCAGCAAGGTTTCTTCGGTGAGATAAAGCCGGTCTTTTTTGCAGGCGACATATTATTCGTTTGGGGTTTCGCTCTGATTACCAGTATAATTGCAGGATTTTACCCTGCGTGGAGGGCATCCAGCTTAGACCCCATAGTAGCGTTGAGAAGGGAATAG
- the dinB gene encoding DNA polymerase IV: MDTVRSRIILHIDMDQFFAAVEEREHPEIRGKPVVIGADPKGGKGRGVVSACNYEARKCGVSSGMPITAAWRLCPHAVYLPVNYRLYAEVSSRIMEILRGYAEKLEQWGLDEAFLDVSTRVRTYEDAKRLAQEIKREIYEKEGLTCSIGIGPNKLVAKIASDFKKPDGLTVVEEEDVQSFLAPLPVGKLLWVGKKTERKLNGLGIKTVGDLKRCDPSLLVDKFGVVGTQLYLSARGIDQSEVEERGISKSIGRYVTFEEDTSDFHFIFSTLDKLCEEVHTETKDQNLLFKTVTVTVRYEDFETHTHTKTLLFQTNRLADLLKVAHELIQPYLRAERKVRLIGVRVSNLFSHEKQKTLI; the protein is encoded by the coding sequence ATGGACACAGTCAGGAGTAGAATAATTTTACACATTGATATGGACCAGTTCTTTGCTGCAGTTGAAGAGAGAGAACATCCGGAAATCAGGGGCAAGCCTGTTGTTATTGGCGCTGACCCAAAGGGTGGGAAAGGGAGAGGGGTGGTTAGTGCATGTAATTATGAAGCCCGGAAATGTGGCGTAAGTTCAGGTATGCCTATTACCGCCGCATGGAGACTTTGTCCCCACGCAGTCTACTTACCAGTCAACTATCGCCTCTACGCTGAGGTCTCTTCCAGAATAATGGAGATCCTCCGAGGATACGCTGAAAAGCTTGAGCAGTGGGGTTTAGATGAGGCATTCTTAGATGTAAGCACGCGTGTCAGAACATACGAGGACGCTAAGAGGCTTGCCCAAGAGATTAAGAGAGAAATCTACGAAAAGGAGGGGCTAACGTGTTCAATTGGAATCGGGCCTAACAAGCTTGTAGCTAAGATAGCCAGCGACTTCAAGAAGCCTGACGGTCTAACCGTTGTTGAGGAGGAAGATGTTCAATCTTTTCTCGCCCCATTACCAGTCGGCAAACTTTTGTGGGTAGGTAAGAAGACAGAGCGTAAGCTCAACGGGCTCGGCATCAAGACTGTAGGTGACCTGAAACGGTGCGACCCTTCACTGCTCGTAGATAAGTTCGGTGTGGTCGGTACTCAACTGTATCTCTCAGCACGGGGGATAGATCAGAGCGAGGTAGAGGAACGGGGTATATCCAAGTCCATTGGGAGATACGTAACGTTTGAAGAAGACACATCCGACTTCCACTTCATATTTTCCACATTAGATAAGCTCTGCGAGGAAGTTCACACAGAGACTAAGGATCAGAACCTATTGTTCAAGACTGTTACCGTGACGGTCAGGTATGAAGATTTTGAGACTCACACCCACACCAAGACTCTACTATTCCAGACAAACCGGCTTGCAGACTTGCTGAAAGTGGCGCATGAACTTATACAGCCATATCTGAGAGCTGAAAGAAAAGTACGGCTCATAGGCGTGAGAGTTTCAAACCTGTTTTCGCACGAAAAACAGAAAACCTTAATTTAG
- a CDS encoding THUMP domain-containing protein: MSTKHCNVAIVAYSEIGLKSKPVRAKLEDMLLRHLRAALRKREVPFESIRKERGRIYICSGEPYAAAKAASHIFGVEYSAPACKTTIEMDAIVEAALKLAESTLTIGESFAVDARRVGVHPYTSKDLEVRIGSAVLDHLGRERGLRVDLKNPDKTIYVEAREKSAYIYSQFYEGLGGLPYGSQGKAVALLTCNVYSALAAWLMMKRGVEVIPVYLELQNSPDLRCRDEAIVLAESLREFVPVGRLELLFIPFDGVVDVIHSIAANCATFKVLYARASHAAASGICRLIGGEGIVAGYRPHPERGYHPELFLSLRESADVPIYCPLIALSGEEVSRLIGVLQLPTDLMSSGGVIEGVTCTETLGMNLERIKSLEARLGLRSKVYEAVERRRVVEISGAP, from the coding sequence ATGAGCACCAAACATTGTAATGTCGCGATTGTCGCCTATTCTGAGATTGGATTAAAGAGCAAGCCAGTGAGAGCTAAGCTGGAGGACATGCTACTACGACACCTCAGAGCAGCACTGAGAAAGCGGGAAGTTCCATTCGAGTCTATAAGAAAAGAGAGGGGGAGGATCTACATCTGTAGCGGAGAGCCCTACGCAGCTGCCAAAGCGGCAAGCCACATCTTTGGTGTAGAGTATTCTGCACCTGCCTGTAAGACAACCATCGAGATGGATGCTATAGTAGAAGCGGCGTTGAAGCTGGCGGAATCCACCCTAACCATAGGTGAAAGTTTTGCTGTCGATGCTAGGAGAGTCGGGGTACACCCCTACACCAGCAAAGATCTAGAGGTGAGAATCGGGTCCGCGGTGCTTGACCATTTGGGACGCGAGAGAGGTCTGAGAGTTGACCTCAAAAATCCGGATAAGACGATCTATGTAGAGGCTAGAGAGAAGTCTGCTTACATCTACAGCCAGTTCTATGAAGGTTTAGGGGGGTTACCCTATGGAAGCCAGGGAAAGGCTGTGGCTCTCTTGACCTGCAATGTCTATAGTGCTCTAGCCGCATGGTTAATGATGAAAAGGGGCGTCGAAGTCATCCCGGTATATCTTGAGTTGCAGAACTCTCCAGACCTTAGATGCCGCGATGAGGCTATAGTTCTTGCAGAAAGTCTCCGAGAGTTTGTTCCAGTTGGAAGGCTGGAATTACTGTTTATACCATTTGATGGGGTTGTGGATGTTATCCACAGCATTGCAGCAAATTGCGCAACATTTAAAGTCCTATATGCACGTGCGTCGCACGCAGCCGCGTCTGGTATATGCCGCCTGATAGGTGGTGAGGGTATAGTGGCAGGATATAGGCCTCACCCCGAGAGAGGTTATCATCCAGAGCTGTTTCTCAGCCTGAGGGAGAGCGCAGATGTACCCATATACTGCCCCCTGATTGCTCTAAGTGGTGAAGAGGTCTCTAGGCTCATAGGCGTACTTCAGTTGCCAACTGATTTAATGTCGAGTGGCGGTGTAATAGAAGGCGTTACGTGTACAGAAACTCTGGGTATGAATTTAGAGCGGATAAAGTCATTGGAGGCAAGGTTGGGGCTCCGTAGCAAGGTCTACGAGGCGGTAGAGCGTAGGAGAGTGGTTGAGATAAGCGGGGCGCCTTAA